Genomic DNA from Triplophysa rosa linkage group LG6, Trosa_1v2, whole genome shotgun sequence:
CCTCAAGAtctacagaacaaaaacatatcCAGCAACACATTAACAGCATGATCCCATTTCTATGCAAACTAAATCACCTGAAAACATTtgactttatttactttcattatCAGCTTTACCTTTGTGCCCTTAAAGTACACAGAGGTGGGTGACACTCTGCTGCCATGGGTGGAGTCACAGCCCTTGGCCACGCCCCAAAGTAAAGCCATGCTGCTGATCATGTGTGGAAACTCATCCAAAATGGCATTGCTAGCGTTTCGCATGTCTGGAGCATCACAGCTTACAATTGCCTGGAGCAAAAAAAGTCACATTACAGCTTAAGTCACTAGTGTTTTAAAGCTTCATGATTGACCAAACATATTCAGTGGTGAACCTGACTCACAGGATGACCAAAGCGAGATAAGATATGATTGCAATAGTATGTAAGTGGATCAGTAAATAGGGTGCAGGAGAACATTGTTACCCCAAGCAAATGTCTACATCATCAATTGGGATCCGAACCGTACAtattgaagcgttatgtttttattaccttagaatgagctacttctatatacatacaccacgggtccccttatatggatttcgccatgttgtttctacagtagccctaaacggacaaactgttctacagaGTGTGTTTTGAAAATACGTTATttctttcggcaaagaagcgaaaacgtgacaacatcttagtcctgtgtcagccaccgtagtgcttcgaaagggagggttaAGCgctggagtgagccattggttgcaatttgcaacttcAACGCTAGATGatgctaaattttatacacGGGACCTTTAAGCACGTGCTTGAACACTTACCTTCTTGTGGTCCAAAAGGCAGTAGTGTGTAATAGTGGTAAGTCCTTCCAGTAGAGTCAAAGGATAGTCAGGTGCGATATTCTCCCTTTTCAAGATGCTGCtacacaaagaaaacaacacaatttgaaaaaaaaaaaaacatttcaatgcatatttaaacactctaacacatgcacacattatTTACTTATGTGAAGACTTGATTCCATCATGCTCATGTTGTTTAACAAGCTCATCCAGGTTCTTGCAAATCTGGGCAATGATAGGCGATACAATGATGGCCAGTGATCGTCCTAAATATGGCAACACTTCACAAAGTAGAGTCACCCAGGCTGGGTGCATGGCGCAACCGTACTGTGGGTGCAAAGCCCGGGCTGCTGCCGACACGAACATGCCCTGAGCTGTGATAGGTTGACTGGCAACATAACGTACTGCTTTGATGGACTGCTGGAACATGACAGCTGTTTGCCACTCTCGAGCCAAGGCTGAGGAAGGAGGTTCTGCCCGCCGCTGTTGGTTAGAATCGTGATCTTTGTGTGAATCGTGTGCCTTGGTGTGTGGTGGACACACATGGTGCTCCAACACAATAAGAACCTTGAGAAGCTTCAACAGGGCGATCTGGAGCGGATGTTCAGCCCAGGTCCCATCTCTGCCAAAGTTAATCAGACTCTCTTCCGAAAGCTCCCCTTCGAGGTCTTCCTCTAGCACAGTGTGTTGGTCAGACTGCTCACCCCGCTGGCACACATACATGGAGGCTGAAAGGGTAAGGAGAACATACTGCTGCACCTTGTAGCTCCAAAGAAGGTTACGCACTGCCTCCAGATTAGCACAGCACTTTGCATCTCCGATCTGAGCCTGCTGGGCCACCCTGACCAATTGGATCATCAACTCAGTTAGCACCTCTACGCTTTTCACCTGCACCTCCCGATTTGCCTGGAGTTGCGGGGTGGGAACATTAGCATAGGACGGATAGTGAGAACGGAGGTACCGCAGACAGAGGCAGGTGAGTAGCTCAAGCAGAAGAGCTGGTGGCGAAGACGGGGAAGATGGTGAATAGAGAGGAGAAGATGCAGGGTCAGGAGTGGCTGCAGTTGGTGGGGTTGAGCTCTGCAATCGTCCATAGAAGCTTCCACCTTCTTCAGCCTGCCGGTGCCTTTGCAAAAGGTTTTGGATGAGGTTGAGATGGGCGGTGGAGCTGCAATCCAGAGAAGTATTAGAGAGAGCCTCTACAAATGGCCCGGCACTTGTTCGGAGTATAGTCTCTAAAATAGTGAAGGCATAAAGAATCCGGCTGCTCTCATACTGCTGCTTATAAAGCAAGACATGACGGAATAGTGAATCCACCGCCTCTCGTTTCTCCCGCTGTCGCTTCAGCTGCCGTGATTTGGCCATGGCCTCCAACTGTCCGTCGTCTTCATCGCTCGAGAGCGAATCAGAAACCTGAGTGCGTTCCGAGTCTACTCGCTTCAGCCCATTGGCCACCGCCTCCTCTACGCTACCATCATCCCGCCGCTGAAAGTAAGGGGCGGAGCTTGAGCTGGAGTTTTCTGTTGAGTTCTGAGCACCGCTAGTGTCTGCAGACTCTGTGTGTTCACtatcctcttcttcttcttccggTCTTTCTTCATCCTCTCCCTCTGTTTCTTCACTCTCACTTTGGGACACTCCTGGGGAATCCGAGGGTGTTTTCATTAGCTCTGGATCTCGTTCCAGCTCCGTCCACAATGCCTCACGGTCTACTACAGTGAATCGACTGGCAAATGTGTCCTGCGGTTCCTCTACAGAACTTTTCATAGTGGATCTGTAACTCAGTGGCTTAAAATTACCTAAATCACATGAAGAATAAAATCAGACCACAGGAATATAAATATATTCCATAACTGTGCAAATAAAACGCATTAAAAAATCAACATGTTTATGATTACTCACCAACAGAGAGATTTTGTTTTACACTCTGTATCGGTGATCGTTGTGTTTTTGGATCCAACAATAAGAGCAGAATTGGTTCCAGAATGCGGACCACATCACTAAGCGAGAGAGCCCGCACCAACCAGTTCTGTGCCGCAGCGCTAACACTACCATCCTGATTGTTTAAACTATCTAGTACCACAAATAAAGACCTGAAAACAAAGAGAGATTAAGTGGAAATGGCAAATTAATTCAATATGCATGGGAAATATGGAACATACTGTATGACCTGTCAAAGGAGCGTTTGAGAGAAGTGTTGCGATTTGTCTGGATCTCTCGTGTCAGGTGCCACAGAACCGAGAACCTGTGGAGGGCCTCCAGACACACAACCTaacacaaaaacccacaattACATCAAGGTTTATGTTAGAGTTTTATTGTATTCAATGAAAGAAATGCAGTACCTTGTCTCTGCTGTATAAACCCAGGCAGATGATGTCCTCACAAATGGTTGCAGATGGAGCCAAGCAGTGAAGCCGATAGAAGAGCTCCACACAAGATACATGATGTTCTCTGCGCTCAATGTCCAACTGAGCCCACAGCACCTGAGACACACGCTGTGATAGAGACAAGTAAGAATTACCACAGTGcctttaaagtccccatgaaatcaaaatggaagtttttttttagtATGAATATCTTAGTcttaagctttcctgtagctcagtgctaagagcattgcgttaacaacgcaaggttgtgggttcgatcccagggattgcacatgcctatgtataaatgtataggataaagcaatgtaagtcgctttggataaaagtgtctgccaaatgcataaatgtaaatgtcttaaGAATATCTATTAAATAGTGTGATCTGAAACAATtaaaaattcacatttagaagatataagcatTCAGTCTCAAAATGAATCAACGATTTTTATAACATCGTTCTTTACTTCTAGAATCTAGAGAATCAATCATCCGCCCAGCTATTGGGTAATTTAAAAGGGGAGGAGCTTTTAAATTCTGATATTGAtcccattcattttaatatatcGTCGGTGTACTTCTGAAatcttgtatgtccaaattcacagtttttcaggatatgaaacttttttaaatgattgcatactgtgttgtcaaagttgacaagcacttttaatagttttattggttagatatttgcaaaatccagtgacaaacataaagggtgactaatatgattttatgaaatatggagatacaaggtttcagaaggacagcagcgatatgtccTCTTACATAAAAGTATATAAAACAGGTGTCCTCTTATACAGTGTTTTTCAaactacaaacccgattccaaaaaagttgggacactgtacaaattgtcaataaaaaaggaatgcaataatttacgaatctcataaacttatattttattcacaatagaatatagataacatatcaaatgttgaaagtgagacattttgaaatgtcatgccaaatattggctcattttggatttcaagagagctacacattccaaaaaagttgggacaggtagcaataagaggccggaaaagttaaatgtacatataaggaacagctggaggaccaatttgcaacttattaggtcaattggcaacatgattgggcataaaaagagcctctcagagtggcagtgtctctcagaagtcaagatgggcagaggatcaccaattcccccaatgctgcggcgaaaaatagtggagcaatatcagaaaggagtttctcagagaaaaattgcaaagagtttgaagttatcatcatctacagtgcataatatcatccaaagattcagagaatctggaacaatctctgtgcgtaagggtcaaggccggaaaaccatactggatgcccgtgatcttcgggcccttagacggcactgcatcacatacaggaatgctactgtaatggaaatcacaacatgggctcaggaatacttccagaaaacattgtcggtgaacacaatccaccgtgccattcgccgttgccggctaaaactctataggtcaaaaaagaagccatatctaaacatgatccagaagcgcaggcgttttctctgggccaaggctcatttaaaatggactgtggcaaagtggaaaactgttctgtggtcagacgaatcaaaatttgaagttctttttggaaaactgggacgccatgtcatccggactaaagaggacaaggacaacccaagttgttatcagcgctcagttcagaagcctgcatctctgatggtatggggttgcatgagtgcgtgtggcatgggcagcttacacatctggaaaggcaccatcaatgctgaaaggtatatccaagttctagaacaacatatgctcccatccagacgtcgtctctttcagggaagaccttgcattttccaacatgacaatgccagaccacatactgcatcaattacaacatcatggctgcgtagaagaaggatccgggtactgaaatggccagcctgcagtccagatctttcacccatagaaaacatttggcgcatcataaagaggaagatgcgacaaagaagacctaagacagtcgagcaactagaagcctgtattagacaagaatgggacaacattcctattcctaaacttgagcaacttgtctcctcagtccccagacgtttgcagactgttataaaaagaagaggggatgccacacagtggtaaacatggccttgtcccaacttttttgagatgaaactttttaacttttaaaatttttaacttatttttcccttaaaatgatacattctctcagtttaaacatttgatatgtcatctatgttgtattctgaataaaatattgaaatttgaaacttccacatcattgcattctgtttttattcacaatatgtacagtgtcccaacttttttggaatcaggtttgtattttaatatgcaaGTATTTTCTGGATTATTCACGTTTTCTATTTGTTGAAGCATAAATACTCATGATTTGTTGCATGAATTACACTATCcatttcatattattttcattCACAAATGACAAGGTACGCGCAAAGCTGCTACAACAGAAACATGACAATTTGTCTATTTACCAGGTAAAAGTCTGTGGAGTTCTCCAAAGTTTTGAGAACAGAAGGGTAAATGGGAGGCAGGGTGACCATTTGAAGCTGTCCACTGAGCGGGTTAGTATCAGAGCTCTTATAACGCTGGTTCTTATCCTGAATGACAAGAGCTAAAGACTGTGAGTGATTGATCAGCTCAAGAAGAGAGGAGATCGCAACATGTTGCACCTGTagacacacaaaagacaaaaaaaacatcaaattaaacTAAGTAGAGCTAAACAACAGTTGGTGtatattttaattgtaaaaaatactttatcctATTCCAGTTTAATCTGTAAATAAGCCATTCAAGTGTTGACTTTTCTGAACACTGTAAACATAATCAAAACGCTATCAAAACATcgctctgtttgtttgagctGTCGACTTCTGGTGTGAATTTGAGGCAGGACTACCCGTTCATCAGAACATTAAAGAGTGTGGGAAAGATTtagtctaaaatattttaaagctgttaagAGTGAAAATTGAAAGTGTCTGCAGGGAAAAGACAATAAGTAAACATGCTGCACAAACAATTTATTCCCGGTCAATACTGCTGTATTTGTCTAGGATCATTTCCTGCAGTCTTTGCATAACctgcttaaaatgtttttgtagatGTGCTTCTGTAATCAGGCTAATACTGCAATGCAATATTTCCAACCAGTATCATCTTTTAGGAGAATATGGACAAAACGAACACTGCGTTCCATTATTTTAAAGCTCTTATTGATTGACTGATAAAACACTAAGTCAGCAGGGTGATGTgataattttattattgttagaTCATTTAACTCATCATTGAAGGTCTGGTGTTATACCTGGTAGTCTTTCATCAGACAACACAGAGTCATCAAGAACTTCAGCCACTCAGGAAGGCTGCTGTCAATCCCTGAGGAGAAAAACTTTAGGTTACTAACGTAACCCTGGTTCTCTGATAACTTGAAGTGAGGTATCTCACTATGGAAACACCTCTGGCGTGACCGATTGCGGAAGCACCAATGACACTACATCTGCCAGTCATGGCAGACCAATGGCGTGGTGTTTCGTCATTCTACGCATTTCTCTTCTCCGTGCGAAATAGGCAAGGAGGGCAATGTTGTGAGATACCTCACTTCATGTTATCAGAGAACCAGGGTTACATTAGTAACCTAAAGTTCTCTTTCTAACACTTGTTCGGTATCTCACTATGGAATATAGACAACTCCAGTATATGCTGATGAAGCAGGGGTATAAAAAAAAACGAGTGAATGAGGATCACTGATCTAGTTAAGTACTGTAAGTGCCAGCCGACCCGTGGGGGTGTCTGCCCTTCATAAAGAACGCCCCAGTAATCATTGTACATCCCGATCACTCACCCCTAGGACCGAGTGAGCGAGAGAGGGTTCTGTCACATCCAATTTATAGAAACGGACAAATGTGTGCAGAGAAGACCAGCTGGCTGCCGCACAAATTTCGTGTATCAAGATTCCTTTAAACAGTGCCCAAGACTCTGGTGGAATGGGCTCTTAGTCCGGCCGGGGGCTCTATTGTAACATACCACGATAGCCTCTACCCTCCAGTGGGAAATCGTTATCGGGAGATAGGTCTTCCTTTATAAGCATCAGCCCATGAGATGAATAACAGGTTGCTCTTGCGAAGTGTGCGAGTTCTTAGTACATATGTACGCAAAGCATGAACTGGGCATAAACAACGCAACCGCTCCACTTCTGAGGATGAAAATGATGGCGGATGAAACACCAGCAGCTCAACTGACTGAACCGCACTGGCATGATCCCATACCTTAGGTACGAACCTAACCTTTTGTGTATTCGTATGCTGTGCCCTGATAGGCAAATCTCAAATATTTCCTGTGCGCAGGAAAAATATTTATGTGAAAATATGCGTCCTGCCGATCCACTGAGGccgctgaagagaaaaccgcctCGCGGCTCGGGTGCAAATAGTTTGCCACCATGTTTCAACCGGGGGAGGATCCGCCATTCCTAAATCCTCCATATCCTGATCGTCCAGCCTCGAGAAGCCCTTGACGGGAACTCGATGGGGAAAAAAGTCTGTCACACAGGCTCGGACGGCTGGAATAAACTGCCTCGCTGGTGGGAGACGTGACGGAAGTCTTTTCCTGTCATATAAAATCCCTTTCAGCCCCTTTCCCCGCTGGCTGGGTCAGCCACTCGATGGACCATCTCAGCGCGTCCCTCCAACAAACTTCGATAAGATCCGGGTCTAATTGAATAGGGGAAGGTGAGCTCTCATGCTGTGCGCTCGGCGGACAGGACTGAATCAGGGGAAGAATGGCATCTTCATCGTCCTCATCTTCGAGAATGGTGGACAGTTCTTCATCATCGTCTTCCTCTCCTGCCAGTGGATCGAACAGCGGGGGAAGGATGGGTGAAACGCTCTCCATCATGTCCCCCCATTAGCTAGTAGTCTGCGGACATTCCATCTGTTCCTCTCTGGGTTGAGCAAAGAGGTATGGGTCCGATTTCCCTGCGACCGCCACTCGCAGTCTCCTTTCTTGGGTTTTAGTCGAGAACCAAGCGCAGTGGGGGCAGCCCTCAGGGTTGGATATAGCTGCCTGAGTGTGGTTAGCACCCAAACAGGAGATGCAAAGGTTGTGAGAATCCTTAGCAGAAATCCACATACCACAGGTGCAGGGATGTGGAGGATGTTTATCCCCGGAGCTCTCCGGCTCTTTCGCCGTCGCTATGATGAAGCCTGCACTCTCTTCGTACGGTAAGCCCACACAACATAATAACTCGTACGGAGCTGTGTTTTGGTGCGTGGTAAGCACCCCATAAAACGTCGGAAACTAAGAGGAGAAAACTCACCTTAACGCGTTAGTTATCTCCTTCTAAGTTGAGAAGTCACTCAACAAACAAAGAATTATATTGCGTTTGGGACGTTACCTTGCGGCTTCGTCTGTGAACGGTTGAGCAATAAATTCCAAAATCAGTGAGGAtagcttcaaaaaatcttccACGGGGAAGAGAGCGAGAATGACGAAACGGCAGGTTCGATTGGTCTGCCATGACTGGCAGACGTGGTGTCATTGGTGCTTCCTCAATCGGTCACTCCAGAGGCATTCCCATAGTGAGAAACCGAACGAGTGTTAGAAAGAGAAAACtcagtttataaaaacatatgcaCATGTAAGCAACTCTGGCAATGCCAGACTGAATAAAACATAGCGGTGGAGTACAGTTCTTTAATGTACCTGTCTTGTTGAACATGGTTGTGTGCAGGTCTTGGCTCTCCTCCTCTGTGAAATAAACTGGAAATGTTGTGCATTCCAGGAGAAGTTGGCAGATGACAGCGAAGGCCTGCCGACAAGACTCTGATATCTCCCCTTTGCCCTTTGACTGGAAGCTTCCCATCCATTCCAACTCTGCAGATCTGTGGTCTTTATCCCCATCCCCAGAAGACCCATGAATGCCACTGATCCTTAGTTTACTAGGGCTGAAAAACTCTGCAAGTCTGTCTTTGATAAGACCCAGGTCTCGGCTGCCTTTACGTTTCAGTGGAGACTGCTTACTGCCACGGGGAGAGCCATTCTGATCTACCCGATTTGGTTcttcctgttttttctttttctcaggaTCAATTATATTCAGCAAGTGCCTGAGAAATACAGAGAGAGATAGTTTGAATGAGCAAGAGTAAAACAAAAAGAGaaagcatatatatatacatgtgatGCCGAACTTTATTGCGTTATATGTAATGTTAAcagcttttttatttcatctaaatattatgaaaaaattaaacaagAAATATTACAATTGAggatatttcataaaaaaatatatatttatatatgaaatttatattatatttataactaCAACAGACGGGCATCAGTTTGGAGAACATTGGGGTAAATTTTAAAAGTGGCATTCAGTTATCgcgtcaaaaataaaaaaaagttacattgTGTTTTCATCTTATTTTGTGGGCAGTTAAATTTATTATCGAGTCAAAGTAAAACAGTATAACAGTATACTGTAAGTAGCATGACAACATGCCATTTAAAATACACTGGAAAGTGTTCAAATTATTACTTTACCTTGTGATCACAGATGCTAATATGTCCTGTAAACACTTGGACATGTTTTCTATTGTCCCTCTTTTTCTCCAAACACCCTCTGTCCCAGAAAGACAATCTGATCCAGTTCGGGCTGGTAGAAGGTGTTGTTCAGATGGAGAGGCGCTCAGGCCTAAACCACTGTCTTCAGACCGCAAAGGAGGGTATGGCGCTTCAAGCGGCTCAACATCAAGTGCATCATGTCCGTTCAGATCAACCTCATCTGAGTTCTCTTCATGGTTACCTTTTACCTGGCTGCTCTCCTTCTTTTTACGATCTTCTGTTACCAAGATCTACAATTGTACATTGATAATCAAACTTTTATAGCAATATTTCCCAAATAAAAGTAACATCCAATGCAACGTAGGGTATAATGTAGAAATAAGGTATTTACGGCTAACATTAAAGTATCATTCCTAGCATTACATTACATAATTTGTTTGAATTTTAAATGTTTGCTTATACATTAAATGAGACATGGACACTCCAATAGACCACATGGCCCATATACCTGTGTTTGCTCAACATCCAGCGTATGCGATTCGGCCTCCATGTCCATAAAGGCCACTGGCATCTGGATCTTACTCAGCACTTTGTAACATGCTCTCATGGCCTGCGTGAGCTCCTGTAGGCTAAAGGATGTTATGTGACCACGCAGTGAATGCAGCATGCTTCCCAGCATCTGTGGCAGGTACTGCGTTTGAATCTCTGCATAGAGATCCTAATAAAAAAGCCAAATGGCACAATCACACAAATCTGAACACatcttatttattattacattacaaATTTAGACAAAATTAACATTCTGTATGTAAATGCAGTCATTGCCAATGAAACAAAGTCAGACATTTACATGTTGGTAAAAGATTAATCACTATACCAGAGGAATAACATCCAACAAGAAAATAATGAGTGTCGAGAGCTCAGTGATTGAAGGAGGGCTGCTCCATTCTTTAGAGTCACGTTTCTCTGCTGGATCAGTCTGTGAACTAGGAGACGGATGCAACACTAGTCAGTATCTTGTATCCCAATTATCATCACatattaatgtttattataCATGCATGTTTACCAGAGGCAGGTTTGGAAGTGCCTGGTCATGTAATCCCAGAGATAATTGCCGTTTATGACACTCACAAACATATTCACAGTCTTTATAATCTCTGAAGCGTTTTTATTCTCCTTGATTTTACTGCAGAGATAATAAACAACCATTTGTGTAATTATTAATTTCATTCCACACTAAACAtttatgttgcattttttaaagtccccgtgaacagGAAGTTGCGACCATTTTTACTTcagtattctgacgcatttccgagtgaaacagaatttcgaatgagaaaactAGTGCCCGTGGTTCgcgtttttcactgcaaattgattggatgaataaaaacagctgttgcaacTGACCTATCGCTAAGCCCCACCCCCCTTAGATACTGTCGCTAACtcgtacaaacacacacagttcgCTAATGTCTTACAGTGAGAGCTGTCAGTGTGAAAGCCTTGTCACAagttttttcacacattttgcaCACACTCTCGTTGGGGAGCATTCTAGTTGAACTTAACAATATCATGGAGGGATATATAAAAGATTTGACaataaatatgataaataacCAGATTAATTTGGAAGCGAGGGTTTACAGATCACAATGCAAGTGGGATGATCGCAAATGACAATATTGTTCATGTTCCGTGGGGTAAGgtaaaattaatttacatttaaccaGTTTAATATGGAGAGGCACTGACATGTAGACCTTCGTTTATGTTTTTTTGATCTacaatgaaatgacatgagtaCAGTTAGCTTTTTAGGTTTGTATGTTAGCATGGACTCGTTAACTTTACCGTTTTTAGCAATTGACACCTTGCTGAAGCACACGATGACTTTAACGATCTGCTTGAGCACATGAAAATTATAAATTGTAATAATGAGAGTAATGACAACTGTTTTCTTTGGGAGTGGGGTTGAATCAGGTTACTGTGCCCTCATTTTGCTGTCTTGTTTAGGTTTAGCAAatggaataaaataatttccatTCCCAATCCTCTCAGGATACCTGGAATCAGGGTTACAAGTACCCCAGGCACATCGTTTTACCATTTTTGTAGCATAAACACCATAAAAACGACGAGAGCTTCGGATTTTACAATGCTTCTCTATGGCGCTGAAACCTCAAGTTATCCGAGTTCCAGTCCCCATGCAACTGATACTCAGCTGTCATTGGCTCATCTGCGTTTGCGGGGAGGGGCTTAGCGATAGGTCAATTTGAAATAGAACTGACAGCATAccgacagttgaaggggaggagttaacgtatgctccgcccaagccgtctaacttaTGTCATTTGAGGtggatagtcactagagggcggaagtgcttttccagattttaactgaagattatgagggcacatgaattatGAAAAGAGAACGATCCACACTGATAAGCTAcgtatttataataaacactgcaatatttcatgaaaaaaaggaattgtaattttttatttcactgggactttaatacaatcttgcatatttatttacatttaatgtcatttcaaCATCAAATTTGGGCCCCTAGATCCAGACTCCATTTCCTGAGATACAGCAaagcatgtttattttaataatatgtgTATTGATTTTCTGACCTGTTAAGTTGGCTGCCGCTCAGGCTGCTGTTTAGAGCGTCCTCTCCCAGCATTGCTTTACAGTAGCTGTAAAAAGCTCTGACCACCTCCAGCAACACATCAGACAACACCAAGGGCCCTGTTGATGCgagttaaattacagaaaggaTAACCGTTAAACCAAGGATAACTGCTAAATCTAGTACAATTTAcctgtaaatgtacagtatgttaacatgtacagtatttgcattttttaccTATCTCAGGTTTGTCCAGAAGGCTAATAATGATGCGAAACGGTCTGAGATACTCTATGACATTGTCTGGGTTGGCCTCTATATCCTTCTGTTTCAAAATATTCCCCAGTGCCTATTAggacaaaataaacaacagtGTAATGTTAAATAggcatgta
This window encodes:
- the dop1b gene encoding protein dopey-2 isoform X3, with the translated sequence MMDPEEADLQNDYRYRSYAAVIEKALRNFESSSEWADLISSLGKLNKALQSNLKYSLLPRRLIIGKRLAQCLHPALPSGVHLKALETYEVIFKIIGTKWLAKDLFIYSSGLFPLLGHAAMSVKPVLLTLYERYFLPLQRALLPSLQAFIMGLLPGLEEGAEVYDRTDALLLKLSVLVGQPVFYGALWGSVLICPLVRLPATLFIVAHFDHSLTGREQKYMLGTDHNLVVKAICLALQDSNVLVQRNMLEILLYFCPFAIYLDPVECAIPLNEDEMINVVSAASLTLLRRDMSLNRRLYAWILGLDIKGGMVAADSSCCNTVEEYTAFYFSTHSRRLLVQALGNILKQKDIEANPDNVIEYLRPFRIIISLLDKPEIGPLVLSDVLLEVVRAFYSYCKAMLGEDALNSSLSGSQLNSKIKENKNASEIIKTVNMFVSVINGNYLWDYMTRHFQTCLCSQTDPAEKRDSKEWSSPPSITELSTLIIFLLDVIPLDLYAEIQTQYLPQMLGSMLHSLRGHITSFSLQELTQAMRACYKVLSKIQMPVAFMDMEAESHTLDVEQTQILVTEDRKKKESSQVKGNHEENSDEVDLNGHDALDVEPLEAPYPPLRSEDSGLGLSASPSEQHLLPARTGSDCLSGTEGVWRKRGTIENMSKCLQDILASVITRHLLNIIDPEKKKKQEEPNRVDQNGSPRGSKQSPLKRKGSRDLGLIKDRLAEFFSPSKLRISGIHGSSGDGDKDHRSAELEWMGSFQSKGKGEISESCRQAFAVICQLLLECTTFPVYFTEEESQDLHTTMFNKTGIDSSLPEWLKFLMTLCCLMKDYQVQHVAISSLLELINHSQSLALVIQDKNQRYKSSDTNPLSGQLQMVTLPPIYPSVLKTLENSTDFYLRVSQVLWAQLDIERREHHVSCVELFYRLHCLAPSATICEDIICLGLYSRDKVVCLEALHRFSVLWHLTREIQTNRNTSLKRSFDRSLFVVLDSLNNQDGSVSAAAQNWLVRALSLSDVVRILEPILLLLLDPKTQRSPIQSVKQNLSVGNFKPLSYRSTMKSSVEEPQDTFASRFTVVDREALWTELERDPELMKTPSDSPGVSQSESEETEGEDEERPEEEEEDSEHTESADTSGAQNSTENSSSSSAPYFQRRDDGSVEEAVANGLKRVDSERTQVSDSLSSDEDDGQLEAMAKSRQLKRQREKREAVDSLFRHVLLYKQQYESSRILYAFTILETILRTSAGPFVEALSNTSLDCSSTAHLNLIQNLLQRHRQAEEGGSFYGRLQSSTPPTAATPDPASSPLYSPSSPSSPPALLLELLTCLCLRYLRSHYPSYANVPTPQLQANREVQVKSVEVLTELMIQLVRVAQQAQIGDAKCCANLEAVRNLLWSYKVQQYVLLTLSASMYVCQRGEQSDQHTVLEEDLEGELSEESLINFGRDGTWAEHPLQIALLKLLKVLIVLEHHVCPPHTKAHDSHKDHDSNQQRRAEPPSSALAREWQTAVMFQQSIKAVRYVASQPITAQGMFVSAAARALHPQYGCAMHPAWVTLLCEVLPYLGRSLAIIVSPIIAQICKNLDELVKQHEHDGIKSSHNSILKRENIAPDYPLTLLEGLTTITHYCLLDHKKAIVSCDAPDMRNASNAILDEFPHMISSMALLWGVAKGCDSTHGSRVSPTSVYFKGTKILRQKVLEFLMPLTQQFGMQVMASVAAVWSNRRSRKRCSRKKILPDASDSQMTVVDLVKALNMLRTDTILQLIREVVKKPHQIKGDQKTTLVDIPMLQFSYVYIKSLPPQALQENINSLLCLLRESVQLNLAPPGHFLLLGMLNDCVNRLPNMDNKRDTKELQEVSQRILEAVGAVAGSSLEQTSWLSRNLEVKAQPQVCLQGEDDDHEANDSDECAGQGSTMVSSSAPSVFSVQALALLAEVLAPLLDMVYRSDEKEKAVPLISRLMYYVFPYLKNHSAYNMPSFCAGAQLLSSLSGYAYTKRAWKKEVLELFMDPMFFTMDSSCTCHWRSIIDHLLTHEKTMFKDLMNMQSSSLKLFNSAEQKPMLLKRQAFAMFSGENDQYHFYLPLIQERLTENLRVGQTPAVSAQMFLMFRVLLLRISPQHLTSLWPIMVTELIRIFNRLEKTLLDDKEVSKSKLRGGHDKNGLLGFPQTELDMYLSACKFLDTAVSFPPEQMPLFQINVYVGIAGLLFLK